A region from the Silene latifolia isolate original U9 population chromosome 7, ASM4854445v1, whole genome shotgun sequence genome encodes:
- the LOC141591978 gene encoding protein DEHYDRATION-INDUCED 19 homolog 4-like has translation MENGTWRLGLSTSSKYDYSDDFVDYEEHDEDYDVEVDYSCPFCTDDFDIVGLLCHIEEEHYDESKKGVCPVCDTIVGADLVEHIALQHENVYKSGRKSMQSDADSQSTIALIRKEMLERSLKSFLGSSSSVASSSNAAVDQLLTSFVCGYLTPAETETEPSTSLAGTSVVEEHTDEDLLERSMKSCVLSEQQEEQTQRSKFVQSILLSTFLEDGL, from the exons ATGATTTTGTAGATTATGAAGAACACGATGAAGATTACGATGTCGAGGTAGATTATTCGTGCCCGTTTTGTACAGATGATTTTGACATTGTAGGATTGCTTTGTCATATTGAGGAAGAGCATTACGATGAATCTAAGAAAGGG GTTTGTCCTGTGTGTGACACGATAGTTGGAGCAGATCTGGTGGAGCACATAGCGCTGCaacatgaaaatgtttacaaGA GTGGCAGAAAGTCTATGCAAAGTGATGCTGATTCTCAGTCTACTATTGCTTTAATAAGGAAGGAGATGCTGGAGCGAAGTCTGAAATCCTTTTTGGGAAGCTCCTCATCTGTTGCTTCTTCCTCCAATGCAGCAGTTGATCAATTACTGACATCTTTTGTCTGTGGCTATCTAACACCTGCTGAGACTGAAACTGAGCCTTCCACTTCTTTGGCTGGCACATCTGTCGTAGAGGAACACACGGATGAGGATTTGCTAGAAAG GAGCATGAAAAGCTGTGTTTTATCAGAGCAGCAGGAAGAACAAACACAAAGGAGCAAGTTTGTGCAGTCAATTCTATTGTCGACCTTTCTCGAGGATGGTTTATAG
- the LOC141591977 gene encoding major strawberry allergen Fra a 1-3-like codes for MGVFTYTMADITSPVSPGRLFKALSTDNHNLIPKVVPYFVQSIEVLQGDPDSVGCVKQINLPEGRPYTYLKNRTDEIDTSKFYIKYTTFEGDVLGDNLECAVYETTYEPAGEGTHYKVIAHYHTKGDAVKTEEEIGVGQDAVKKMFKAVEAHLIANPQLYA; via the exons ATGGGTGTCTTCACGTACACAATGGCAGACATCACGAGCCCGGTCAGCCCGGGTCGATTGTTCAAGGCACTATCGACTGATAACCATAATCTGATACCTAAAGTTGTTCCTTATTTTGTTCAAAGTATTGAGGTTCTTCAAGGTGATCCTGATTCTGTTGGATGTGTTAAACAAATCAACTTACCCGAAG GGAGACCATACACATACTTGAAAAACAGAACAGACGAGATAGACACAAGTAAGTTCTATATCAAGTACACCACCTTCGAGGGCGATGTACTTGGCGACAATTTGGAATGTGCAGTGTATGAGACGACTTACGAGCCGGCCGGGGAAGGGACCCATTACAAGGTGATAGCACACTACCATACCAAGGGAGATGCTGTCAAAACCGAAGAGGAAATTGGTGTTGGTCAAGATGCTGTTAAAAAGATGTTCAAGGCTGTGGAAGCTCATCTCATTGCCAATCCTCAACTTTACGCATAA